The following proteins are encoded in a genomic region of Actinomadura sp. NAK00032:
- a CDS encoding serine/threonine-protein kinase, with amino-acid sequence MSQCTEPGCGGTVDGGYCVLCGVAATPSTPAPSPPPSASPPSAAGACAQPGCGGTIVDGYCDICGSPPASAAPAVPAPRPAERRPDDACGQAGCGGTIMDGYCDVCGSPPAHTSLVAAAGTGSTRTGSTRTGSTRTGSSRSSGRRGMLGAGLVEVPRVPYRDPSSAVMSDPQVAETKRYCSSCGEPVGRGRGDRPGRTEGFCPKCGTRFSYTPKLSPGDLVGGQYDVLGCLAHGGLGWIYLAKDRNVSDRWVVLKGLLDSGDADAMAAAAAERAYLAEVEHPNIVKIYNFVQHDGDGYIVMEYVGGESVKDILLRQPQQPGEKHLPLAQAIAYGLEALRAFDYLHAQGLLYCDFKPDNVIQSEEQLRLIDLGGVRRLDDPDGAIWGTVGYQAPEIADDGPSISSDLYTVGRALAVLSFPFRGYTRTFVDSLPPAAEVPVFQRFESFHRFLLRSTHPEPDERFQDAAEMAEQLTGVLREVLAAEDGTPRPAPSGLFGPERFTARIAGGAADVHALPPVPPEVAAAALPVPLVDGSDPAAGFVSGLAALEPAQVAQAAANAPARTPEVRLALARVKIELGAVDEAGALLDELDAERPGDWRTAWYRAVALLARGRVAEAAPLFDRLYGLLPGEAAPKLALAYCKELSAPAEAVRLYETVWRTDQSYLNAAFGLARVHLAAGDRAAAAAALDSVPKISIRYVPAQVAAVATAVRGRPPAELSAAELVSAGDRLTALDLDAERRDRLAAEVLEAALDWLLAGSGTGGAQGGALLGAPLTETALRRLLEATYRELARRTRDRDECRRLVDSANAVRPRTLL; translated from the coding sequence ATGAGCCAGTGCACCGAGCCGGGCTGCGGCGGAACCGTCGACGGCGGCTACTGCGTCCTATGCGGCGTGGCAGCCACGCCCTCGACCCCGGCCCCGTCCCCACCACCGTCCGCATCACCGCCGTCCGCGGCCGGCGCGTGCGCGCAGCCGGGCTGCGGCGGGACGATCGTCGACGGCTACTGCGACATCTGCGGCAGCCCGCCCGCGAGCGCGGCGCCGGCCGTGCCCGCGCCCCGTCCGGCGGAGCGGCGCCCCGACGACGCGTGCGGCCAGGCCGGCTGCGGCGGGACGATCATGGACGGTTACTGCGACGTCTGCGGCTCGCCGCCCGCCCACACCTCCCTCGTGGCGGCGGCCGGCACCGGCAGCACCCGCACGGGCAGCACCAGGACGGGCAGCACCCGCACCGGGTCGTCGCGCTCGTCCGGCCGCCGGGGCATGCTCGGCGCCGGGCTGGTCGAGGTGCCGCGCGTCCCCTACCGGGACCCCTCCAGCGCGGTGATGAGCGACCCGCAGGTCGCCGAGACCAAGCGGTACTGCAGCAGCTGCGGCGAGCCCGTCGGCCGGGGCCGCGGCGACCGGCCCGGCCGCACCGAGGGGTTCTGCCCCAAGTGCGGCACCCGCTTCTCCTACACCCCGAAGCTCAGCCCCGGCGACCTGGTCGGCGGGCAGTACGACGTGCTGGGCTGCCTCGCGCACGGCGGCCTCGGCTGGATCTACCTGGCCAAGGACCGCAACGTCAGCGACCGCTGGGTGGTGCTGAAGGGCCTGCTGGACAGCGGCGACGCCGACGCGATGGCCGCCGCGGCCGCCGAGCGGGCCTACCTCGCCGAGGTCGAGCACCCCAACATCGTCAAGATCTACAACTTCGTGCAGCACGACGGCGACGGCTACATCGTCATGGAGTACGTCGGCGGCGAGTCGGTCAAGGACATCCTGCTGCGGCAGCCGCAGCAGCCCGGCGAGAAGCACCTGCCGCTCGCGCAGGCCATCGCCTACGGCCTGGAGGCGCTGCGCGCGTTCGACTACCTGCACGCGCAGGGCCTGCTGTACTGCGACTTCAAGCCGGACAACGTGATCCAGTCCGAGGAGCAGCTGCGGCTCATCGACCTCGGCGGCGTCCGGCGGCTGGACGACCCGGACGGCGCCATCTGGGGCACGGTCGGCTACCAGGCGCCCGAGATCGCCGACGACGGGCCGTCCATCTCCTCCGACCTCTACACGGTCGGCCGCGCGCTCGCCGTGCTGAGCTTCCCGTTCCGGGGCTACACCCGGACGTTCGTCGACTCGCTGCCGCCCGCCGCCGAGGTCCCGGTGTTCCAGCGGTTCGAGTCGTTCCACCGGTTCCTGCTGCGCTCGACGCACCCCGAGCCGGACGAGCGCTTCCAGGACGCGGCGGAGATGGCCGAGCAGCTCACCGGCGTGCTGCGGGAGGTCCTCGCCGCCGAGGACGGCACCCCGCGGCCCGCCCCGTCCGGGCTGTTCGGCCCGGAGCGGTTCACGGCCCGGATCGCGGGCGGCGCGGCGGACGTCCACGCGCTGCCGCCCGTCCCGCCGGAGGTGGCAGCGGCGGCGCTGCCGGTGCCGCTGGTGGACGGGTCCGACCCCGCCGCCGGGTTCGTGTCGGGGCTGGCGGCGCTGGAGCCCGCGCAGGTCGCGCAGGCGGCGGCGAACGCGCCCGCGCGCACCCCGGAGGTGCGGCTCGCGCTCGCCCGGGTGAAGATCGAGCTCGGCGCGGTGGACGAGGCCGGCGCGCTGCTCGACGAGCTGGACGCCGAGCGCCCCGGCGACTGGCGGACCGCCTGGTACCGGGCGGTCGCGCTGCTCGCGCGGGGCCGGGTGGCGGAGGCCGCGCCGCTGTTCGACCGGCTGTACGGGCTGCTGCCCGGCGAGGCGGCGCCCAAGCTGGCGCTGGCGTACTGCAAGGAGCTCTCGGCGCCCGCCGAGGCCGTCCGCCTGTACGAGACGGTGTGGCGCACCGACCAGAGCTACCTCAACGCCGCGTTCGGCCTGGCCCGCGTGCATCTCGCGGCCGGCGACCGGGCCGCGGCCGCCGCCGCGCTCGACTCGGTCCCGAAGATCTCCATCCGGTACGTGCCCGCGCAGGTCGCGGCGGTCGCCACCGCGGTGCGCGGCCGGCCGCCCGCGGAGCTGTCGGCGGCCGAGCTGGTCTCCGCCGGGGACCGGCTCACCGCCCTCGACCTGGACGCCGAGCGCCGCGACCGGCTCGCCGCGGAGGTGCTGGAGGCCGCGCTCGACTGGCTCCTCGCCGGCTCCGGGACGGGCGGCGCGCAGGGCGGGGCGCTGCTCGGCGCGCCGCTCACCGAGACCGCGCTGCGCCGCCTGCTGGAGGCGACGTACCGGGAGCTGGCGCGCCGCACCCGCGACCGGGACGAGTGCCGCCGGCTCGTCGACTCCGCCAACGCCGTACGCCCGAGGACGCTCCTGTGA
- a CDS encoding YafY family protein, with amino-acid sequence MANVATHPQTAPTAQPAPTAPAPLTAAEIAALALSLAHLGTGPQATTARRALHTLLDAPHDDVVTTTLATLTAPLDASTSDRARVVAAAITDHRVVRLCYGDAGANVTIREVEPVTCLVHRDHWYLVGWCRMRRGVRAFRFDRILAVESTGLRARPRRADRYLPFQRKAS; translated from the coding sequence ATGGCGAACGTTGCGACGCACCCCCAGACCGCGCCCACCGCCCAGCCCGCGCCCACCGCGCCGGCCCCGCTCACCGCGGCCGAGATCGCCGCCCTCGCGCTGTCCCTCGCGCACCTCGGCACCGGCCCGCAGGCCACGACCGCGCGCCGGGCCCTGCACACCCTCCTCGACGCCCCCCACGACGACGTCGTCACCACCACCCTCGCCACCCTCACCGCGCCCCTGGACGCCTCCACCTCCGACCGCGCCCGCGTGGTCGCCGCCGCGATCACCGACCACCGCGTCGTCCGGCTCTGCTACGGCGACGCCGGCGCCAACGTCACGATCCGCGAGGTCGAGCCCGTCACCTGCCTCGTCCACCGCGACCACTGGTACCTCGTCGGCTGGTGCCGGATGCGGCGCGGCGTCCGCGCCTTCCGGTTCGACCGGATCCTCGCCGTCGAGTCCACCGGCCTGCGCGCCCGCCCCCGCCGCGCCGACCGCTACCTCCCCTTCCAGCGCAAGGCGTCCTGA
- a CDS encoding glutamate--cysteine ligase — MTVHTGPRTFGVEEELLLVDPASGAPQAASGSVIRYARRHDELFLTGGRRSKSLETELQREQLETATPVCTSLGELSEHVRTARLAAAKSAAGVGVAIAALATSPVSVRPSPTPSHRYLRMLDAYGPAAGEQLTCGCHVHVGIDSPEEGVAVLDRIRPWLPPLLALSGNSPFWQGTDTGYDSWRHQVWSRWPSSGPTELFGSAAAYRATVDALLATGALVDEGMVYFDARLSRHYPTVEVRVPDVCLDADDAVLIAAFVRALVDTAARAWRRGEPPAPVRADLMRLAMWRAGRSGLRADLVHPCTGRAAPATAVVDALLDHVAPALDRAGDLGAVTRLLPALLERGNGAHFQRDVHTRTGDVPAVVAAAADRTVTV, encoded by the coding sequence GTGACAGTGCACACGGGTCCGCGCACGTTCGGGGTGGAGGAGGAGCTGCTCCTCGTCGACCCGGCGAGCGGTGCGCCGCAGGCAGCCTCCGGTTCCGTCATCCGCTACGCCCGGCGGCACGACGAGCTGTTCCTGACCGGCGGGCGGCGGTCGAAGTCGCTGGAGACCGAGCTGCAGCGCGAGCAGCTGGAGACCGCGACGCCGGTCTGCACGTCGCTCGGCGAGCTGTCCGAGCACGTGCGGACGGCGCGGCTCGCGGCGGCCAAGTCGGCGGCCGGGGTCGGCGTCGCGATCGCCGCCCTCGCCACCTCGCCGGTCAGCGTCCGGCCCTCGCCCACCCCGTCGCACCGCTACCTGCGGATGCTGGACGCCTACGGGCCCGCCGCCGGCGAGCAGCTCACCTGCGGCTGCCACGTGCACGTGGGCATCGACTCCCCCGAGGAGGGCGTCGCCGTGCTGGACCGGATCCGGCCGTGGCTGCCGCCGCTGCTCGCGCTCAGCGGCAACTCGCCGTTCTGGCAGGGCACCGACACCGGCTACGACAGCTGGCGGCACCAGGTGTGGAGCCGGTGGCCGTCCAGCGGCCCCACCGAGCTGTTCGGCTCCGCCGCCGCCTACCGCGCCACCGTCGACGCGCTGCTCGCCACCGGCGCCCTCGTCGACGAGGGCATGGTCTACTTCGACGCCCGACTCTCGCGGCACTACCCGACCGTGGAGGTCCGGGTGCCGGACGTCTGCCTGGACGCCGACGACGCCGTGCTGATCGCCGCGTTCGTCCGGGCGCTGGTCGACACCGCCGCCCGCGCCTGGCGCCGCGGCGAGCCGCCCGCCCCGGTGCGGGCCGACCTGATGCGCCTGGCGATGTGGCGGGCCGGCCGGTCGGGCCTGCGGGCCGACCTCGTCCACCCGTGCACCGGCCGCGCGGCCCCCGCCACCGCCGTCGTGGACGCCCTGCTGGACCACGTGGCCCCGGCCCTGGACCGCGCCGGCGACCTCGGCGCCGTCACCCGCCTGCTGCCGGCCCTGCTGGAGCGCGGCAACGGCGCCCACTTCCAGCGCGACGTCCACACCCGCACCGGCGACGTCCCCGCCGTGGTGGCCGCCGCCGCGGACCGCACCGTCACCGTCTGA
- a CDS encoding alpha/beta fold hydrolase — protein MTDAALHVHRYGDPAGAPVVLLHGVAGHGARWRRTAEAHLADRYVLAPDLRGHGRSPYEPPWTVERHVADVLALLDAEGLERADLVGHSYGGMIALHLARTAPRRVRRLLLLDPAIGLAPGEAARQARGYLAPVSFGDVAQARADRAARWSQSPPDAVDEEVAEHLEPTPDGRLRWRFEPAAVVTAYSEMARPHLTPPPDTPTHLVIAARADLVRPEFVVDCRAALGPRLAISEIDAGHMLYVDRPQETGTLLAGWLSGAAGAR, from the coding sequence ATGACGGACGCGGCGTTGCATGTGCATCGATATGGAGACCCGGCGGGAGCGCCCGTCGTGCTGCTGCACGGTGTCGCGGGCCACGGGGCGCGGTGGCGGCGGACGGCGGAGGCCCACCTCGCCGACCGGTACGTCCTGGCGCCCGACCTGCGCGGGCACGGCCGGTCGCCGTACGAGCCGCCCTGGACGGTCGAGCGGCACGTGGCGGACGTCCTGGCCCTGCTGGACGCGGAGGGCCTCGAGCGGGCCGACCTCGTCGGGCACTCCTACGGCGGGATGATCGCGCTGCACCTGGCGCGGACCGCGCCGCGCCGGGTCCGGCGGCTGCTGCTGCTCGACCCGGCGATCGGGCTGGCGCCGGGCGAGGCGGCCCGGCAGGCCCGCGGCTACCTGGCCCCGGTGTCGTTCGGCGACGTCGCGCAGGCCCGCGCCGACCGGGCGGCGCGCTGGTCGCAGTCGCCGCCCGATGCCGTGGACGAGGAGGTCGCCGAGCACCTCGAACCCACCCCGGACGGGCGGCTGCGCTGGCGGTTCGAGCCGGCGGCGGTGGTGACGGCGTACTCGGAGATGGCCCGGCCCCACCTGACGCCGCCGCCGGACACGCCCACCCACCTGGTCATCGCGGCGCGGGCCGACCTCGTCCGCCCCGAGTTCGTGGTGGACTGCCGCGCCGCGCTCGGCCCGCGGCTCGCCATCAGCGAGATCGACGCCGGGCACATGCTCTACGTCGACCGCCCGCAGGAGACGGGGACGCTGCTCGCCGGCTGGCTCAGCGGAGCAGCCGGCGCCCGGTGA
- a CDS encoding PucR family transcriptional regulator ligand-binding domain-containing protein, with translation MLPTVDDVLQLDAVRRGQPRVVAGADRTTNRVRWVHVAEVTDIAHLLHGGELVLTTGIALPDEPERLRAYIADLAEVGVSGLMIELGRRYATVLPPALTAAAEDHGLPVIVLAHEPAFVDITEAVHARIVREQFAELRASERLHEIFTRLSVEGASTEEVVRQVAALGGHPVVLENLAHQVLAADAGGADPAELLSAWETRSRAVRPGRRTGYDPASGWLVTMVGARGEDWGRLIVDLGAPPSPRDTVLVERAATTLALGRLLDRHAESVERQAHGTIIARILAHAYSDPQEAAARARALGVPLSGRRLLGVVLRHRGPGTPAPPAGELSALAETAAAACRDARLAALVGVLDEGGPHARVGVLASLPARADVETALTEVAAGVRRRSADTVLAAGSVVETIADVRRSFLEAEQVAGVAARGSGARPFYRLPDLRLRGLLHLLRDDARVQTFVERELGPLLEYDAQRGSDLTRILELYLGSGRNKAVAAQQAHLSRPAFYERLRRIERVLDADLDDVESCVSFHVALLALSSVRWERP, from the coding sequence ATGCTGCCCACCGTCGACGACGTCCTCCAGCTCGACGCGGTGCGCCGCGGCCAGCCGCGGGTCGTCGCGGGCGCGGACCGCACGACCAACCGCGTCCGGTGGGTGCACGTCGCCGAGGTCACCGACATCGCGCACCTGCTGCACGGCGGCGAGCTGGTGCTGACGACCGGGATCGCGCTGCCGGACGAGCCGGAGCGGCTGCGCGCCTACATCGCCGACCTCGCCGAGGTCGGGGTCAGCGGGCTGATGATCGAGCTGGGCCGGCGCTACGCCACCGTGCTGCCGCCCGCGCTGACCGCCGCCGCCGAGGACCACGGCCTCCCGGTGATCGTCCTCGCGCACGAGCCCGCGTTCGTGGACATCACCGAGGCGGTGCACGCGCGGATCGTCCGGGAGCAGTTCGCCGAGCTGCGCGCCTCCGAGCGGCTGCACGAGATCTTCACGCGGCTGTCGGTGGAGGGCGCCTCCACCGAGGAGGTCGTCCGGCAGGTCGCCGCGCTCGGCGGGCACCCGGTCGTGCTGGAGAACCTCGCCCACCAGGTGCTCGCCGCCGACGCCGGCGGCGCCGACCCGGCCGAGCTGCTGTCGGCGTGGGAGACCCGCTCGCGGGCCGTCCGGCCCGGCCGCCGCACCGGCTACGACCCGGCGTCCGGCTGGCTGGTCACGATGGTCGGCGCGCGCGGCGAGGACTGGGGGCGGCTGATCGTCGACCTCGGCGCGCCGCCGTCGCCGCGCGACACCGTGCTGGTCGAGCGTGCCGCCACCACGCTCGCGCTCGGCCGGCTGCTGGACCGGCACGCCGAGAGCGTCGAGCGGCAGGCGCACGGCACGATCATCGCCCGGATCCTCGCGCACGCCTACTCCGACCCGCAGGAGGCCGCCGCCCGCGCCCGCGCGCTCGGCGTCCCGCTGTCCGGCCGCCGGCTGCTCGGGGTGGTGCTCCGGCACCGCGGCCCCGGCACGCCCGCGCCGCCGGCCGGGGAGCTGTCCGCGCTCGCCGAGACGGCCGCCGCGGCCTGCCGGGACGCCCGGCTCGCCGCGCTCGTCGGCGTGCTGGACGAGGGCGGCCCGCACGCCCGCGTCGGCGTGCTCGCCTCGCTGCCCGCCCGCGCGGACGTGGAGACGGCGCTCACCGAGGTCGCCGCCGGCGTCCGCAGGCGGTCCGCGGACACGGTGCTGGCGGCCGGGTCGGTGGTGGAGACGATCGCCGACGTGCGCCGCTCCTTCCTGGAGGCCGAGCAGGTCGCGGGCGTCGCGGCCCGCGGCTCCGGCGCCCGGCCGTTCTACCGCCTCCCCGACCTGCGCCTGCGCGGCCTGCTGCACCTGCTCCGCGACGACGCCCGCGTCCAGACGTTCGTCGAGCGCGAGCTGGGGCCGCTGCTGGAGTACGACGCCCAGCGCGGCAGCGACCTCACCCGGATCCTGGAGCTGTACCTCGGATCGGGGCGCAACAAGGCCGTCGCCGCGCAGCAGGCCCATCTGTCCCGTCCCGCCTTCTACGAGCGGCTGCGGCGCATCGAGCGGGTCCTCGACGCCGATCTCGACGACGTGGAGTCCTGCGTGTCGTTCCACGTCGCGCTGCTGGCGCTGAGCTCGGTGCGGTGGGAGCGTCCCTGA
- a CDS encoding aspartate aminotransferase family protein, which produces MSEHANLLRRHRAVMPSWMALNYSDPIEIVGGKGARVTDAEGNGYLDFFTGILTNMLGYDVPEVRDAVERQLATGVVHTSTAYLLRGQVELAEKIARLSGIPDAKVFFANSGTEANETALLLAAYARRGGQVLAMRQSYHGRSFAAAGVTGNRAWRNLSFSPLDVHFLHGADRHLPQFAGMSDAQYIDACTADLRHVLATATGGDVAALIAEPVQGVGGFTMPPDGLFAAYKSVLDEYGILFISDEVQTGWGRTGESFWGIGNHGVTPDMMTFAKGLGNGFAIGGVVARGDLMDALPALGISTFGGNPVSTAAANATLGYVLDHGLQANAARQGATLIGGLRRAAGRLPVVRDVRGKGLMFAVELADPRTGEPSPPLAAALMEAARARGLLIGKGGLYGNVVRMAPPMTLTDAEAAEGLGVLIASLEAVQEEAAS; this is translated from the coding sequence ATGTCGGAACACGCGAACCTGCTCCGGCGCCACAGGGCGGTCATGCCGTCGTGGATGGCGCTCAACTACTCGGACCCCATCGAGATCGTCGGCGGCAAGGGTGCCCGCGTGACCGACGCCGAGGGGAACGGCTACCTCGACTTCTTCACCGGCATCCTGACGAACATGCTCGGCTACGACGTCCCCGAGGTGCGGGACGCGGTGGAGCGGCAGCTCGCCACCGGCGTCGTGCACACCTCCACCGCCTACCTGCTGCGCGGCCAGGTCGAGCTGGCCGAGAAGATCGCCCGGCTGTCCGGCATCCCGGACGCGAAGGTGTTCTTCGCCAACTCCGGGACGGAGGCCAACGAGACGGCGCTGCTGCTGGCCGCCTACGCGCGGCGCGGCGGCCAGGTCCTCGCGATGCGGCAGAGCTACCACGGCCGGTCGTTCGCGGCGGCGGGCGTCACCGGCAACCGGGCCTGGCGGAACCTGTCGTTCTCGCCGCTGGACGTCCACTTCCTGCACGGCGCCGACCGGCACCTCCCGCAGTTCGCCGGCATGTCCGACGCGCAGTACATCGACGCCTGTACGGCGGACCTGCGGCACGTGCTCGCCACCGCGACGGGCGGGGACGTCGCCGCGCTCATCGCCGAGCCGGTCCAGGGCGTCGGCGGCTTCACGATGCCGCCGGACGGCCTGTTCGCCGCCTACAAGAGCGTCTTGGACGAGTACGGGATCCTGTTCATCTCCGACGAGGTGCAGACCGGGTGGGGACGGACGGGCGAGAGCTTCTGGGGCATCGGGAACCACGGCGTCACCCCGGACATGATGACGTTCGCCAAGGGGCTCGGGAACGGCTTCGCGATCGGCGGCGTCGTCGCGCGCGGCGACCTGATGGACGCGCTGCCCGCGCTCGGCATCTCCACGTTCGGCGGCAACCCGGTCTCGACGGCGGCCGCGAACGCGACGCTCGGCTACGTCCTCGACCACGGCCTCCAGGCGAACGCGGCGCGGCAGGGCGCGACGCTCATCGGCGGGCTGCGCCGCGCCGCCGGGCGGCTGCCGGTCGTCCGGGACGTGCGGGGCAAGGGCCTGATGTTCGCGGTCGAGCTGGCCGACCCGCGCACCGGCGAGCCGAGCCCGCCGCTCGCCGCCGCGCTGATGGAGGCGGCCCGCGCGCGGGGCCTGCTGATCGGCAAGGGCGGGCTGTACGGCAACGTGGTGCGCATGGCGCCGCCGATGACCCTGACCGACGCCGAGGCGGCCGAGGGCCTCGGCGTGCTGATCGCGTCCCTGGAAGCCGTCCAAGAGGAAGCCGCGTCATGA
- a CDS encoding CoA-acylating methylmalonate-semialdehyde dehydrogenase has protein sequence MSDKHVTHWIGGKPFGGEAARRGDLYEPASGRLAGTVDFAGRDEVDAAVAAATAAFPGWRDASLSQRARVLFRFRELVAAHRDELARLISAEHGKVVSDAAGEVARGLEVVEFACGIPHLLKGGFSENVSTRVDAYSILQPLGVAAGITPFNFPAMVPMWMFPVAIACGNTFVLKPSEKDPSASVRLAELWAEAGLPDGVFNVVHGDKAAVDGLLRHPDVKAVSFVGSTPIARSVYAVAAANGKRVQALGGAKNHMLVLPDADLDLAADAAVSAGFGSAGERCMAISVVVAVDPVGDELLARIRERVAGLKVGPGDHPEAEMGPLVTRAHRDNVASYLDSGVAQGAVLAIDGRDPDVLGGAGDGFWLGPSVLDRVTPEMDAYRDEIFGPVLAVVRAGSYDAAMELISANPYGNGTAIFTNDGGAARRFQNEVEVGMVGVNVPIPVPMAYYSFGGWKDSLFGDSHAHGMEGVHFYTRTKAVTARWLDPSHGGVNLGFPTNG, from the coding sequence ATGAGCGACAAGCACGTCACGCACTGGATCGGCGGCAAGCCGTTCGGCGGGGAGGCCGCGCGGCGCGGCGACCTCTACGAGCCCGCGTCGGGACGCCTCGCCGGGACGGTCGACTTCGCCGGGCGGGACGAGGTGGACGCGGCCGTGGCCGCGGCCACGGCGGCGTTCCCCGGCTGGCGCGACGCCTCGCTCTCCCAGCGCGCCCGGGTGCTGTTCCGGTTCCGCGAGCTGGTCGCGGCGCACCGGGACGAGCTGGCCCGGCTGATCTCCGCCGAGCACGGCAAGGTGGTCTCGGACGCGGCCGGCGAGGTGGCCCGCGGGCTGGAGGTCGTCGAGTTCGCCTGCGGCATCCCGCACCTGCTCAAGGGCGGGTTCTCCGAGAACGTCTCGACGCGGGTGGACGCGTACTCGATCCTGCAGCCGCTCGGCGTGGCCGCCGGGATCACCCCGTTCAACTTCCCGGCGATGGTGCCGATGTGGATGTTCCCGGTGGCGATCGCGTGCGGGAACACGTTCGTGCTGAAGCCGTCGGAGAAGGACCCGTCGGCGTCGGTCCGGCTGGCCGAGCTGTGGGCCGAGGCGGGGCTGCCGGACGGGGTGTTCAACGTCGTCCACGGCGACAAGGCCGCGGTGGACGGGCTGCTGCGCCACCCCGACGTGAAGGCGGTCAGCTTCGTCGGCTCGACCCCGATCGCCCGGTCCGTCTACGCCGTGGCGGCGGCGAACGGCAAGCGGGTGCAGGCGCTCGGCGGCGCCAAGAACCACATGCTGGTGCTGCCGGACGCCGACCTCGACCTGGCCGCGGACGCCGCCGTGTCCGCCGGGTTCGGGTCGGCGGGGGAGCGGTGCATGGCGATCTCCGTCGTGGTCGCCGTGGACCCGGTCGGCGACGAGCTGCTGGCCCGGATCAGGGAGCGGGTCGCCGGCCTCAAGGTCGGCCCGGGAGACCATCCGGAGGCGGAGATGGGCCCGCTGGTCACCCGCGCGCACCGCGACAACGTGGCCTCCTACCTGGACTCCGGCGTCGCGCAGGGCGCCGTCCTCGCGATCGACGGGCGCGACCCGGACGTCCTCGGCGGCGCGGGCGACGGGTTCTGGCTCGGGCCGAGCGTCCTCGACCGCGTCACCCCCGAGATGGACGCCTACCGGGACGAGATCTTCGGCCCGGTGCTGGCGGTCGTGCGGGCGGGCTCCTACGACGCGGCGATGGAGCTGATCTCCGCCAACCCGTACGGCAACGGCACCGCGATCTTCACCAACGACGGCGGCGCGGCGCGCCGCTTCCAGAACGAGGTGGAGGTCGGCATGGTCGGCGTGAACGTGCCGATCCCGGTGCCGATGGCGTACTACTCCTTCGGCGGCTGGAAGGACTCGCTGTTCGGCGACAGCCACGCCCACGGCATGGAGGGCGTGCACTTCTACACGCGTACGAAGGCCGTCACCGCGCGGTGGCTCGATCCGTCCCATGGCGGAGTGAACCTCGGTTTCCCCACCAACGGGTGA
- a CDS encoding ABC transporter substrate-binding protein encodes MARVRAARTKVAVALLGTAAVAAAGLAGCSGDGPKEPVGAAKVASTLGPGEGMLNLVTLPGSIESGRTDPRVDWVTPFQERTGCKVGLKVAATPEEMAGLMRDKDRRYDGVAAPPEVAGQLIAENQVAPVNTDLVDGYKKLEPKLRGLLERDGKHYGIPYVWGSNLLMYDTRTVPPPASWAAVFDPGQARRYSGKIVMRDSPLAIAEAALYLKGAERKLKIRDPYSLTPKQLAAAGRVLAKQRPHVGEYWEIPADAVSAFAGGRAVLGQAWPYQVDVLNRAGRPVRGVIPAEGVTGWMDAWMIGARVQHPNCMYQWLQWTASPDVQQQVAEWTGVAPANPQACSGDRLRSGFCAAYHVGDRDYLDDILFAHAPSKACGGESEKNDCTDYAQWRRTWIEATRPQAAEPQAKP; translated from the coding sequence GTGGCACGGGTCCGGGCGGCCCGCACGAAGGTCGCGGTGGCCCTGCTCGGCACCGCCGCCGTCGCCGCCGCGGGCCTCGCGGGCTGCAGCGGCGACGGGCCGAAGGAGCCGGTCGGCGCCGCCAAGGTGGCCAGCACCCTGGGGCCGGGCGAGGGCATGCTCAACCTCGTCACGCTGCCCGGCTCCATCGAGAGCGGCCGGACCGACCCGCGCGTCGACTGGGTCACCCCGTTCCAGGAGCGCACCGGCTGCAAGGTCGGCCTGAAGGTCGCCGCCACGCCCGAGGAGATGGCCGGGCTCATGCGCGACAAGGACCGCCGCTACGACGGCGTCGCGGCGCCGCCGGAGGTCGCCGGCCAGTTGATCGCCGAGAACCAGGTCGCCCCCGTCAACACCGACCTGGTGGACGGCTACAAGAAGCTGGAACCGAAGCTGCGCGGGCTGCTGGAGCGGGACGGCAAGCACTACGGCATCCCGTACGTGTGGGGCTCCAACCTGCTCATGTACGACACCCGGACCGTCCCGCCGCCGGCGAGCTGGGCCGCCGTCTTCGACCCCGGCCAGGCCCGCCGCTACTCCGGCAAGATCGTCATGCGCGACAGCCCGCTCGCCATCGCCGAGGCCGCGCTCTACCTCAAGGGCGCCGAGCGCAAGCTGAAGATCCGCGATCCCTACTCGCTGACGCCCAAGCAGCTCGCCGCCGCCGGCCGGGTGCTGGCGAAGCAGCGCCCGCACGTCGGGGAGTACTGGGAGATCCCCGCCGACGCGGTGAGCGCGTTCGCGGGCGGGCGCGCGGTGCTGGGCCAGGCGTGGCCCTACCAGGTGGACGTGCTGAACCGCGCCGGGCGGCCCGTCCGGGGCGTCATCCCGGCCGAGGGCGTGACCGGCTGGATGGACGCCTGGATGATCGGCGCCCGCGTCCAGCACCCGAACTGCATGTACCAGTGGCTGCAGTGGACGGCGTCGCCGGACGTGCAGCAGCAGGTCGCCGAGTGGACCGGCGTCGCCCCCGCCAACCCGCAGGCGTGCTCGGGCGACCGGCTCAGGTCCGGCTTCTGCGCGGCCTACCACGTCGGCGACCGCGACTACCTGGACGACATCCTCTTCGCGCACGCGCCGTCGAAGGCGTGCGGCGGCGAGTCGGAGAAGAACGACTGCACGGACTACGCGCAGTGGCGCCGGACCTGGATCGAGGCGACGCGGCCGCAGGCCGCCGAACCGCAGGCCAAGCCCTAG